In Mustela nigripes isolate SB6536 chromosome 12, MUSNIG.SB6536, whole genome shotgun sequence, one DNA window encodes the following:
- the LOC132027550 gene encoding LOW QUALITY PROTEIN: protocadherin alpha-4-like (The sequence of the model RefSeq protein was modified relative to this genomic sequence to represent the inferred CDS: inserted 1 base in 1 codon): KQSTAGWRWSFPGEAARNPGVCCFLFCSSQPGKQGVARFTXSVLEEAKHGTFVGRIAQDLGLELAELVPRLFRVASKGHGDLLEVNLQNGILFVNSRIDREELCGRSLECSIHLEVIVDRPLQVFHVEVEVKDINDNPPVFPGTQKNLFMAESRPVDSRVPLEGASDADIRANAMLTYTLSPNEYFSLEKPSDDERVKRLGLLLRKSLDREAAPEIFLVLIATDGGKPELTGSVQLLIKVLDANDNAPAFDRTLYAVKLPENVPNGTSVMKLNASDLDEGSNADIIYSFSTDILPNVETKFRIDPITGEIMVKGSIDFEESKSYEILVEGVDKGQPPLSGHCTVMVEVEDTNDNAPLMEFKSLSLPIREDAPLGTVIALISLSDRDSGLNGQVTCTLSPHVPFKLVSTFKNYYSLTFENCSVFAMVYSQRSPGSWRLLLSLLLLTIWKAGSGQVHYSVLEEVKHGTFVGRIAQDLGLELAELVPRLFRVASKGHRDLLEVNLQNGILFVNSRIDREELCGRSLECSIHLEVIVDKPLQVFHVEVEVKDINDNPPRFFRKEQRLFILESRIVDSRFPLEGAFDMDVGANAELRYKLNTNEYFDLDVKANEEETSILELVLKKAVDREEIQEHLLLLTATDGGKPELTGTVQVLINVLDANDNAPKFDKSVYNIRLLENTPNGTLVIKLNASDADDGINKEIVYLFSDLVLDNVKSKFIIDSNSGEIRVKGKLDYEDCNLYEINIDAVDRSPFPLTGHCKVIVKLLDENDNTPEMAITSISLPVQENASVGTVIALISLSDRDSGLNGQVTCTLSLHVPFKLVSTFKNYYSLVLDSALDRESVSNYELVVTARDGGSPPLSATASPHDVAVYHEVNLVITVCKIHSSYYGLVP, translated from the exons aaacaaagcacTGCCGGCTGGAGATGGAGTTTTCCTGGGGAAGCAGCCAGGAATCCCGGCGtctgctgctttctcttctgttcctcgCAGCCTGGAAAGCAGGGAGTGGCCAGGTTCA ACTCAGTCCTGGAGGAGGCCAAACACGGCACCTTCGTGGGCCGCATCGCCCAGGATTTGGGGCTGGAGCTGGCGGAGCTGGTGCCACGCCTGTTCCGGGTGGCGTCCAAAGGCCACGGGGACCTTCTGGAGGTAAATCTACAGAATGGCATTTTGTTTGTGAATTCTCGGATCGATCGGGAGGAGCTGTGCGGGCGGAGTCTGGAGTGTAGCATCCACCTGGAGGTGATCGTGGACAGGCCGCTGCAGGTTTTCCATGTGGAGGTGGAAGTGAAGGATATTAATGACAACCCGCCTGTGTTCCCTGGAACGCAAAAGAATCTATTTATGGCAGAATCCAGGCCTGTTGACTCTCGGGTTCCACTAGAGGGCGCATCCGATGCAGATATCCGGGCTAACGCTATGCTGACCTACACACTGAGCCCCAACGAGTATTTCTCGTTGGAAAAACCGTCAGATGACGAGCGGGTGAAACGTCTCGGGCTACTGTTAAGGAAATCTTTAGACAGGGAAGCAGCTCCGGAGATTTTTTTAGTTCTCATAGCCACTGACGGCGGGAAACCTGAGCTGACCGGCTCCGTTCAGTTACTCATCAAAGTGCTGGACGCAAATGACAACGCCCCAGCTTTCGACAGAACACTCTATGCGGTGAAATTACCAGAAAATGTTCCCAATGGAACGTCGGTAATGAAACTTAACGCCTCAGATTTAGATGAAGGCTCGAATGCGgacattatttattcattctcaaCTGATATTTTACCAAATGTGGAAACCAAGTTTCGCATAGATCCAATTACTGGAGAAATTATGGTAAAGGGATCTATCGATTTTGAAGAGAGCAAATCCTATGAAATTCTTGTAGAGGGTGTTGATAAAGGACAACCCCCACTCTCTGGCCATTGTACTGTTATGGTAGAAGTTGAGGACACCAATGACAATGCCCCACTAATGGAATTCAAGTCCCTGTCCCTCCCAATCAGAGAAGACGCTCCATTAGGCACCGTCATCGCCCTGATCAGTCTGTCTGACCGCGACTCCGGTCTCAATGGGCAGGTGACCTGCACCCTGTCGCCCCACGTTCCCTTCAAGCTGGTGTCCACCTTCAAGAACTACTATTCGCTG ACATTTGAAAATTGCAGCGTATTTGCGATGGTATATTCCCAGAGAAGTCCAGGTTCCTGGcgcctgctgctctctcttctgctcctcaCAATCTGGAAGGCCGGGAGCGGCCAGGTCCACTACTCAGTCCTGGAGGAGGTCAAACACGGCACCTTCGTGGGCCGCATCGCGCAAGACCTGGGGCTGGAGCTTGCGGAGCTGGTGCCACGCCTTTTCCGAGTGGCATCCAAAGGTCATAGAGACCTTCTGGAGGTAAATCTGCAGAATGGCATTTTGTTTGTGAATTCTCGGATCGACCGGGAGGAGCTGTGCGGGCGGAGTCTGGAGTGCAGCATCCACCTGGAGGTGATCGTGGACAAGCCGCTGCAGGTTTTCCATGTGGAGGTGGAGGTGAAGGACATTAACGACAATCCGCCAAGGTTCTTCCGAAAGgaacaaagattatttattttagagtcaaGAATAGTGGATTCCCGGTTTCCGCTAGAGGGCGCATTTGATATGGATGTCGGAGCAAACGCAGAATTGAGATACAAACTAAATACTAATGAATATTTTGATTTGGATGTTaaagcaaatgaagaagaaacaagCATTTTAGAGCTAGTCTTAAAGAAAGCAGTAGATCGGGAAGAAATCCAGGAACATCTTTTATTACTGACGGCAACTGATGGAGGAAAACCTGAACTAACAGGTACAGTTCAAGTATTGATCAACGTATTGGATGCGAATGATAATGCCCCCAAATTTGATAAATCAGTTTATAATATCAGATTATTAGAAAATACACCAAATGGGACATTAGTTATTAAACTGAACGCCTCGGATGCAGATGACGGCATTAATAAGGAAATAGTATATCTCTTTAGTGATCTTGTTCTTGACAATGTCAAATCTAAATTTATAATCGATTCGAATAGTGGGGAAATTAGAGTTAAGGGAAAACTGGATTACGAAGACtgtaatttatatgaaattaatattGATGCTGTAGATAGAAGTCCATTCCCATTAACTGGACACTGCAAAGTAATAGTAAAACTCCTGGATGAGAATGATAATACCCCAGAGATGGCCATAACCTCCATATCTCTGCCGGTACAAGAAAACGCTTCAGTGGGGACCGTCATCGCCCTGATCAGTCTGTCTGACCGCGACTCCGGTCTCAATGGGCAGGTGACCTGCACCCTGTCGCTCCACGTTCCCTTCAAGCTGGTGTCCACCTTCAAGAACTACTATTCGCTGGTGCTGGACAGTGCCTTGGACCGCGAGAGCGTGTCCAACTATGAGCTGGTGGTGACAGCACGGGACGGGGGATCGCCTCCGCTCTCCGCCACCGCCAGC